A DNA window from Delphinus delphis chromosome 6, mDelDel1.2, whole genome shotgun sequence contains the following coding sequences:
- the LOC132426679 gene encoding interferon alpha-1-like, translated as MAPTLSLLLALVLLSCNSNCSLGCDLPQTHSLANTRALMLLQQMRRISPFSCLKDRNDFGFPQEAFGGNQFQKAQAIAVVHEMIQQTFQLFSTEGSAVAWDETLLDKFCTALYQQLTDLQACLMQEAGLEGTPLLKEDSILAVRKYFHRITVYLQEKKYSPCAWEIVRAEVMRSFSSSTNLQERLRRKE; from the coding sequence ATGGCCCCAACTTTGTCCTTACTCCTGGCCCTGGTGCTGCTCAGCTGCAACTCCAACTGCTCTCTGGGCTGCGACCTGCCTCAGACCCACAGCCTGGCTAACACGAGGGCCCTGATGCTCCTGCAACAGATGAGGAGAatctcccccttctcctgcctGAAGGACAGAAATGACTTTGGATTCCCCCAGGAGGCGTTTGGAGGCAACCAGTTCCAGAAGGCTCAAGCCATCGCTGTCGTCCATGAGATGATCCAGCAGACCTTCCAGCTCTTCAGCACAGAGGGCTCGGCTGTCGCTTGGGATGAGACCCTCCTGGACAAGTTCTGCACTGCACTTTATCAGCAGCTCACTGACCTGCAAGCCTGTCTGATGCAGGAGGCGGGGCTGGAAGGGACTCCCCTGCTGAAGGAGGACTCCATCCTGGCTGTGAGGAAATACTTCCACAGAATCACTGTCTATCTGCAAGAGAAGAAGTACAGCCCTTGTGCCTGGGAGATTGTCAGAGCAGAAGTCATGAGATCCTTCTCTTCATCAACAAACTTGCAAGAAAGACTCAGGAGGAAGGAATGA
- the LOC132426680 gene encoding interferon omega-1-like, with amino-acid sequence MAFVLSLLTALVLFSYGPGGSLGCDLSQNHVRISKKNFMLLGQMRRISPLFCLKDRKDFGFPQYMVDGSQLPKAQATSVLHEMLQQVFRLFHTERSSVAWDTSLLDKLRTGLHQQLEDLDACLVQAMGDEETALGVTGPTLAVKRYFQGIHLYLKEKKYSDCAWEIVRVEIMRSLSSSTNLQERIRIMDGDLGSP; translated from the coding sequence ATGGCCTTCGTGCTCTCTCTACTGACCGCCCTGGTGCTGTTCAGCTACGGCCCTGGTGGATCTCTGGGCTGTGACCTGTCTCAGAACCACGTGCGGATTAGCAAGAAAAACTTCATGCTTCTGGGTCAGATGCGGAGAATCTCCCCTCTCTTCTGTCTGAAGGACAGAAAAGACTTCGGTTTCCCCCAGTACATGGTGGATGGCAGCCAGCTCCCGAAGGCCCAGGCCACCTCTGTCCTCCACGAGATGCTCCAGCAGGTCTTCCGCCTCTTCCACACAGAGCGCTCCTCTGTCGCCTGGGACACCTCCCTCCTGGACAAACTCCGCACTGGACTCCATCAGCAGCTGGAGGACCTGGACGCCTGCTTGGTGCAGGCGATGGGAGATGAAGAAACTGCCCTGGGAGTGACGGGCCCTACACTGGCCGTGAAGAGGTACTTCCAGGGAATCCACCtctacctgaaagagaagaaatacagtGACTGTGCCTGGGAAATTGTCAGAGTGGAAATCATGAGATCCTTGTCTTCATCAACCAACTTGCAAGAAAGGATAAGAATTATGGATGGAGACCTGGGGTCACCTTGA